One Candidatus Omnitrophota bacterium genomic window, CGCGTGTTTATTTTGCTCAATGTATTTCTTTTGCATCAGGACCACGGCCTGCAAAAGGGCCTCGATGTCCACCGCCCCTAAGCTCATCTTGATCTCTTTGGACTCCAGCGAAGAAAGCACCAGAAGGTCGCTCACCAAATTCTCCAGCCGATGCGTCTGTTTGCCGATGATGTCCAGAAAACGCAGGGCATGATCGCGGTCATCCAAAGCGCCCTCTTTGAGCGTTTCCACGAACCCTTTGATGGACGTCAGCGGCGTTTTCAATTCATGGGATACGTTGGCCACGAATTCACTGCGCAGGCGTTCGTATTTCTTCAATTCGGTGATGTCGTGAAAGACCGCAACAATGCTTGACAGCGCCCCCTGTTCATTGAGTACGGGAGAGATCTGCATGCTAAAGAACGTTTCCACCGGATGGAGGATGGTGATCTCCCTGCGCAGGGCTTTTTTGGAAGCCAGGGCCTCGCGCAAAAGATCATTGATGGAGGCGTTGCGGATGACTTCCCAATAATACCGGCCGTTGAACTCCTTGGAACGCATTTCAAGCATGTTATAAAAATTCGGGCTGATATGCACGACATGGCTGTCTGCGGAAATGATAATGACCCCCTCCACCATGCTCGAAAGGATGGCTTTCAACTGGTCCTTGTCAGCCGTGACCTGGCGGATCTTCTTCTGAAATTCCTCTTTGGACAAGGCATCGGTCATCAGACGAATGTCTTTAAGGCGGCGGGCATGAAAATAGCGGCTGATGGCAAAGGTGAGGACACCGGACACAACGGCAACCAGAAGAACAAGCGCAATGGACAGCATTACTCAAAGTCCTTAAAACAATACCCGACACCACGCACGGTTTCAATGCAGTCCTTGCCGCGGCCCAGTTTCTTCCTTAAGCCGCGGATATGCACGTCCACCGCGCGGTCCACGATGAATTTCCCTTCTTTCCAGACATTGTCCAGCATCTGCTCGCGGGAATATACGCGCCCCGGCGAACGGGACAAAAATTCCAGGATATCGAATTCAATGGCCGTCAACGCTACGGCCTTGCCGGCATAAACAACCTTGTGTTTGGGGATGTCCAGGACCAGGTCTCCGTATTGTCGGTCCGGGGACCCAACAGCCGTGGAAGATGAAAGGCCCCTGCGCAAGATCGCCTTGACGCGCGCTGTCAGGACTTTAGGACTGAAAGGTTTGGTGATATAGTCATCCGCTCCCATCTGCAGGCCGATGACCACATCGCTTTCTTCGCCTTTGGCAGTCAGCATGATGATGGGGATATTCTTGGTCTTATCCTCGTTCTTGAGCAAGCGGCAGATCTCCATACCGTCGGTCCCGGGCAGCATGAGGTCCAAAATGATCACATCCGGCTTGCGCTTGAGCGCGTGATCAAAAGCATCCCCGCCTTCGAACAGGGCGGAAACATCATACCCTTCCCGCTCCAGATTGTAACGGACCAGTTCGCTGATATCGCGGTCATCTTCAACGATCAATATCTTTTTCTTGGCCATGACGGTCTCACTGCCTCTAACAGACCTGACTACGGATGGATTTAAAAAATAATTTGTCCTTGGGATGGGTAAACAATGCTTCCACATCATCGGGACGGACCCAGCGGACTTCAGGGTGATCGGCATGAACGGGCTTTAAACGTTCTTCATCGGTCGTGAATAAAAACATATGCAGGGTCTTTAATTCCTCCCTGTCCTCTTTAGACCCAAGGCCGATCCTGTAACGGCTGTAGGAACCAAGGTCCTTCACATAGGTCAAACGCCGGATGCCGCTTTCTTCCTCGATCTCCCGGACGGCCGCCTGCAATTTGGTCTCTGCGGGGTCAATATGGCCTTTGGGCAAAGACCAGGATGTGCCGCGCTGGTTGACGACGAGCACGCGGCCTTTTTTATTGACCACCACCCCGCCGGCAGATTCGGTTTTATAGGTCATATCTGGATAATACCCGGCGACACGCAGGGAGCGTGGGGGTTTGAAGATGTTCGCGGATATCGGGAAAGGATAATTAAGGCTCTTGTTCAGCCGCGCTGGGATTGGCAACTTCAGACGCTGAATTCAAATGCGCGGACAAAATTCTCCAGGTCTTCGGGCCTACCTTGCCGTCCGCTTTCAAACCATTCTGGGACTGGAAGGCCTCAATGGCTTTCTTGGTTCTTGGACCAAGATCGCCATCCACCTTACCCGCATAAAAACCGGCATTTTTAAGGGCTTGCTGGATCTGTCTGGTGGTCGGTTTGCCGGAAGCGTCCGCGGCCATTTCACCGGCCGTATCTGTCGGGGCCATTTCGGCATTTTCAACGATCACAGGGACATCCGCGCCCATATCGCTTACGGAAATCACGTTCTCGGAAGCCACCCCGTTGAGCGCTTCCAGAGACGCGGAGTCATCTTTCTTCTTACCGCAACCCGCCAGGACCGATAACGTAAAGACCACCGCGACCAGCACAACAAATTTTTTCATACCGTTTCCTTTTGATTGATCTTGTTTAACAAAATTTTTACTGCTCAATCTTTATATTAACGCGAATTGTCCCGATGTCAATTTTTCTTAATAAAAATTACTCAACATAATTCAGGTCTTTGCCGTGTGTTTCCGCCAGCCCCCTCAAAGCCAAGAACGCGATGGCAACGCAGAGGGCGGCCACCAGGAAGGCGCCCTGGATAATGCCGTATTGCGCTTTCAACGCCTGAAAGCACAGCGTCAAAGGGACCACGGAACCCCGCACAAAATTGGGCACCGTGGTGGCCACGGTTGAACGGATATTGGTGCCGAACTGCTCGGCGGCAATGGTGACGAACACCGCCCAATAGCCGCTGGCAAAACCAAGCGCCAGACAAACCGCGTAAAAAGTAACAAGATCCGGCGCCCGATTGAAAAGATAGATGAGCATGAATAGGGCATTCAGGCCCATAAAAACAGCCACCACCTTCTTGCGGCTTTGGAAGACCTGTGACAATGAGCCGCTGACAAAACCGCCCAGGGCCAAACCGATATAGGAGAACATGACCGCTTGACCGGCACTGGGGGCCTGGACCATTCCCAAGGCCTTGCCGAATTCCGGGGAAAAAGTGATGAGAATGCCGATGAC contains:
- a CDS encoding ATP-binding protein, whose protein sequence is MLSIALVLLVAVVSGVLTFAISRYFHARRLKDIRLMTDALSKEEFQKKIRQVTADKDQLKAILSSMVEGVIIISADSHVVHISPNFYNMLEMRSKEFNGRYYWEVIRNASINDLLREALASKKALRREITILHPVETFFSMQISPVLNEQGALSSIVAVFHDITELKKYERLRSEFVANVSHELKTPLTSIKGFVETLKEGALDDRDHALRFLDIIGKQTHRLENLVSDLLVLSSLESKEIKMSLGAVDIEALLQAVVLMQKKYIEQNKHAVHLNIPRDLPKVHADQGRLEQVFLNLLDNAVKFTPAGGRIDIDACLEGDLVRVDVRDTGVGIPAEHLSRVFERFYRVDKARSSDLGGTGLGLSIVKHIVNAHKGRVEVQSRIGSGSTFRVFLPVDNPPK
- a CDS encoding response regulator transcription factor, translating into MAKKKILIVEDDRDISELVRYNLEREGYDVSALFEGGDAFDHALKRKPDVIILDLMLPGTDGMEICRLLKNEDKTKNIPIIMLTAKGEESDVVIGLQMGADDYITKPFSPKVLTARVKAILRRGLSSSTAVGSPDRQYGDLVLDIPKHKVVYAGKAVALTAIEFDILEFLSRSPGRVYSREQMLDNVWKEGKFIVDRAVDVHIRGLRKKLGRGKDCIETVRGVGYCFKDFE
- a CDS encoding NUDIX domain-containing protein codes for the protein MTYKTESAGGVVVNKKGRVLVVNQRGTSWSLPKGHIDPAETKLQAAVREIEEESGIRRLTYVKDLGSYSRYRIGLGSKEDREELKTLHMFLFTTDEERLKPVHADHPEVRWVRPDDVEALFTHPKDKLFFKSIRSQVC
- a CDS encoding peptidoglycan-binding domain-containing protein — protein: MKKFVVLVAVVFTLSVLAGCGKKKDDSASLEALNGVASENVISVSDMGADVPVIVENAEMAPTDTAGEMAADASGKPTTRQIQQALKNAGFYAGKVDGDLGPRTKKAIEAFQSQNGLKADGKVGPKTWRILSAHLNSASEVANPSAAEQEP